A window of Steroidobacteraceae bacterium genomic DNA:
ACATCGCGCGGCGCCTCCTGGCCGAGCAGCGTCTGGCAGGCAATGATGGCCGCAACCTGCCCGACGCCGAGCATGATGGCCACCGGAATGATCAGCGGATTCGTAGGATCGCCGATCAGCGCGCCGGCGAGGTAACCCACACCGGCCACCGCCATGGCGAGAACGCCCGCTGTCACGCGCTTGATGCGGTCGATCATCCAGCCAAAGAGCAAGGCGAACAGCAATCCGGTGCTGTTGCCGATGGCGAAGGGCAGGCGCGATGCGTCCGCGGCATCGGCGACCGACATGCCGTGCGCGATCGCCGTTTGCTGCATGCGGGCGGTAAAGAAGCTGCCGATGATGATGCGATCGGCGAAAGAGACGAATTGCAGTGCGCATGCGAACCAGATCAGCGGATTGGCGCGCGCCGCTTCGATGCCGATCCGCAACAACCGGCCGAGCCGCTCGGCGCCACCGACGCGGCTCGGTGTGCCACGCTTGAGACCGAGGAACAGCAATGCGGCCGACAACACGCACAGGGCAGAAGCAATCGTGAAGGTGATACGTCCGGCCGCCACGTCGTCGAGTCCGGATGCTGCGAGCCGCTTCGGCACGCCGCCAAGCAGCAGCACCGCGAACACCGCACCGAGGCCGTTGAAAAATCCCGCAATGCCGACGAACTTGCCGCGCGACTGCTCGCGCGGCGTATCGGCCATGACTGTCGCGAGCATCGTGCCGACCGCTGCAACACCGACCGAGAAGAACAGCGCGCAGGCGAGCAGCTGCGTGAAGGACATGGCCAGCGGGTAGAGGAAGAATCCCGCGGCGAGCCACAGGAATCCGAGCGCGTACACGGGCCGCCGCCCAATCTTGTCCGCCAGTGCACCCATCGGCGCGACCAGCAACAACGACACGATCTCGTTGCTGAAACCGAGGATTCCTATGGCACGACCTTGCTCGCCGTCGGGCAGCTTCAGGTTCGCATTGAGCAGATAGGGCTGCATGAAACTCACGAAACTCAGCATGCCAATCGTGATGAATGCGGCGTACAGGTAGGTCAGCGCGTTGATGCGCGTGTAGCCGTCTGCGAGCGTGACGGGGCCGAACTTTCTGGGTGCCGCGGAGCCTTGATCACTCATGGGTCATATCCGGTTGGTTCTCTGGTCGGCGCACGCGCGACGATGAGGTAATCGATCTGCATCTCATCCGCGACACGCAATGCGCCGAACATCACGCTGAAGGGCACGAGACCGAGATCGCCATGACGCAACGTTACCGCGCCGCTGGCACGCAGCAACGGTCCATCGATCGTGACATCCACGGGTAGGTCGCGCAGCGGATACTCCCCGCCTTTCAGATCGACCATCAGGTCGGCGCGATAACCGGTCGCGGCGCGGCGAACGGCCGTAGAGCGCACAAGGATCTCCGGATAGGCCTTCACATCGAGAAGCTTCTCGCCCAGCATGTTGTTCTTCGTGCCCTGTCGGGCATCGTCGGGCACGACTGCGCTGAACTCATCGCCAGCTTGCGCGCGCAGCTGCGGTTCATCGACGCTGAACGATGCCAGGGCGAGGCGCAGCAGCAGGCGCGTCGCGGCCGGTCGGTCCGGCCTCTCGATCCAACCCGCCGGATCGCGCAAGGCAATGACATGGTTGTGCCCGATGCTGGCCATCGGGCCGGCGCGGTGCACGCGCACCGTCAGCAGGGACTGCGATGAATCGATCTGCCAACGATCGGCTATGGGTTGCTGCGGTGGCGGCACGCCTCGCGGAGGTATTTCGGGTGCGCGGTTACGTGGCGCGCAGGCGAGAAGCAAGGCCGCCGCACCCGTTGCCACGAGCATTTTGACGCCGACGCGCATCCGGCGTAGCTTACGCCGATGGCTTTGAAAAATACCAATGACGCCTGGGGCGGCGTCGCCAAATTCCTGCATTGGCTGGTGGTCCTGTTGGTGATCGCACAGTTCGTACTCGCCAGTATGGCGGATGACCTCGCGCCCGGCCTGCAGAAGCTCGCGCTGCTCGCGCGCCACAAGTCATTCGGCGTCACGATTTTTGCCATTGCCCTCGTGCGCGTAGTGTGGCGTTTCGCCAATCCGACGCCCGAGCTTCCGGCCACGATGAAAGGCTACGAACGGCTGCTCGCTCGTGGCACGCACCTGTTGCTGTATCTGGTTCTGCTCGTCATGCCACTCAGTGGCTGGCTGATGTCATCGGCGAAGGGTTACTCGGTCAGCTGGTTCGGGCTCGTGCAGCTGCCGGACCTGGTAGGCCGCGATGATGGCGTGTTCGATGCCATGCACGAGTTGCACGAGTCGCTCGCTTATGCCCTGGTTGCGATCGCGACCCTGCACCTGCTCGCTGCGCTGAAACACCATTTCGTCAATCGAGACAACATCCTGCGACGCATGTTGCCCTTTGTCCGGCCCGGATCATGACCGGTAGTTCGTCGGGCTGGCGGCCGGCTACCCTGCCGCTGCTTGCAACACTCATCCTGACTTTGATTCCATCTGCGGCGAGCATCGCCTCGGCGCCGTCCACGCGCTGGAAGGCAGATCTGTCGGCGAGCCGGCTGGAATTCATATTCGACCAGGCGGGTGCGCAGAATACCGGCCGGTTGCCGGATTTTCGGCTGACGCTTTCCGCCTACCGGCCAAACAGCGATGCCGCGGACCTGAACGTCACGATCTACATGGCCGAAGTCGAGACCGGCGAAGCCGATCGCGATGGCATCCTGAAGGGTCCGGATTTCCTCGCGGTCAAGGAATATCCACAGGCAAAATTCGAAGCCAACGCCGTCGTGGCGAGAGGCCGCGACCAGTATGTCGCCTCCGGCAGGCTGACGCTGCGCGGCGTGCCGCACTCGCACTCGTTGCCGCTCGAGATGGTATTCGCGGCCGACGGTCAGTCCTTGCGTCTGCGCGGCGAGAGCACCATACACCGCCTCGACTATGGCATCGGCCAGGGCGAGTGGAGTTCGACGGAATGGATCGGCAATGAGGTCAAGGTTCGTTTCGACATACTGTTGCGGCCGCAACCCGACTGAGGCAGGCCGGACCAGCCGTCAGTGATCCGCATCGACAATGTCGGCGAGTGTGTCGACCAGGTGCTTGCCGCCGTAGGCACGCATATCGTACTCGCGTTGCCGCTCGGACTCGGCAAGCCCGTACCCTTCGTCAACGAGCTCTACAGGCGTGCGCTGTCGAACCCCGATCTGAAGCTCACCATCCTTACGGCGCTATCGTTGCGCCGCCCCCAGCCACGCAACGATCTCGAGCGGCGCCTGGTGGAACCCATCCTGCAGCGACTGTATGGCGATTACGAAGAACTCAATTTCCTGCGCGATCGGCAAAGTGGCGCGTTGCCACCCAATGTCACTGTAATCGAATTCTTCTTCGAACCCGGGTCTGCACTCGGCAACGGCAATGCGCAGCAGAACTATCTCAGCGCGAACTACACCCACGTAGCGCGCGACCTGCAGGACCGCGGCGTCAATGTGCTCGCCCACCTGGTCGCAAGCCGCGACACGGGCAGCGCGCAGCGATTGTCGCTTGCCTGCAATCCAGATGTGACCCTGGACCTCCTGCCCTTGCTCGAGCCGCTGCGCGCCGAGGGTCGCCGGGTCGTATTGGTCGCGATGATCCATCCGCAGATGCCCTACATGGCCGGCAGCGCCGAGCTGCCCGCCGAGAGATTCGATTTCGTGCTGGATGACCCGGCCGCACGACGTGGCCTGTTCTCGGTGCCGAATCCCGCCCTGCAGACCGTCGATTACGCGATCGGCCTGCATGCGAGCAGCCTCATCCGCGATGGTGGCACGTTGCAGATCGGCATCGGTGAACTCGGCGACTCCATCGTCTACGCGCTGTTGCTGCGGCAGCAGAACAATCAGCCCTACCGTGATCTGCTCAAGGCACTCGACGGCCCATCGTGGCGGCAAAGGAGCGATCGTATCGGCGGGCGCGACATATTCGACAAGGGCCTGTTCGGCTCGAGCGAGATGCTGGTCGACCAGATGCTCGATCTGATACGCGCCGGCATCATGAGTCGCAAGGTCTACGACTCGGTGGTGTTGCAGCGGCTTCTTTCGAGCGGCAAGCTGAGTGAACCTTTCGGGAGCGAAATTCTCCCGCTGTTGCTCGAGGCTGGCGTACCGGCGCGGCTCGATCGCAGGTGGTTCGAGGAACTTCGACGCTACGGCGTGTTCCGCCAGCGCTGCGAATACCGCGACGGACGCGTTCGTTATCCCGGCAACGACTGGATCGATGCGAACCTGGCGGACGAGGCAGCCTGCCAGGCCATTGCAGCGAGCTGCCTCGGACGAACGTTGCAGAACGGGAAACTCCTGCATGCGGGCTTTTTCCTCGGCCCGGCCGGCTTCTATGCGGCGCTGAATGATCTGCCGGTCGATGTCCTGACCCAGATCGACATGCGCGGCGTCGGCTACATCAACCAGCTCTACGGCGACGATTACGAGCTGCGCGTCCTGCAGCGCGCGGCGGCCCGTTTCGTCAATACGACCATGATGGTGACGCTGCTAGGCGCAGCCATTTCGGATGGCCTCGATGACGGGCAGGTCGTCAGCGGCGTCGGTGGACAATTCAACTTCGTCGCCATGGGCCATGCGCTCCCCGATGCGCGATCGATCCTTTGCCTGCGCGCCACGCGCAACAAGAATGGTCGCGTTTCATCGAACGTGCGCTTCGGCTACGGCAGCTGCACCATCCCGCGCCATCTGCGCGATGTCATCGTCACCGAATATGGAGTAGCGGACCTGCGCGGCCGCACCGACAGCGAAACCATCGCTGCCATCCTCGACATCAGCGACTCGCGCTTCCAGGACCAACTCCTGGATGAAGCCAAGCGCGCCGGCAAGATCTCCAGGGATCACCGGATTCCGGACAATCGTCGTGCCAACCTGCCCGAAAGACTCGAACGCGTGCTCGCCGCGCACCGGGCCCTCGGCCGATTCAGTGAATACCCCTTCGGGAGCGACCTCAATGAACAGGAGATCCTCATTGCCCGCGCGCTGCGGACGATGGCAACCGCGGCCGCGCGACCGCTCGGCAAGCTGAAGATGCTGGCGGCTGCGGCGCTGCGCCAGCCGCGCGAACGCGAACGCCCCTACCTGCAGCGCATGGGATTCGATCAGTCGATGAGCCTGCGCGAGCGTCTGACCGCTCGCGCGCTCGCACGGCAACTGGGCCAGATGCTCTAGCGCCTAGCGCGCAAACAATTGCGCAGGGTCCTTGAAGGACTTGAATTCCAGCGCATTGCCCGACGGATCGCGAAGGAAGCAAGTCGCCTGCTCACCGACCAGGCCGGCAAAGCGTATGCCGGGTTCGATGACGAAATCGATTCCCGCCTCGCGCAGGCGCTCCACCAGCTGCTGCCATTCGGCGAAGGGCAGCACCACACCGAAATGCGGCACCGGCACCTGCTCGCCATCGACCGGGTTGCACTGTGCTCCAGCCTGCACCGAGGCGACGCGATGCGCGACCAGTTGATGGCCGAAGAAATTGAAATCCACCCAGTCCGCCGCGCTGCGGCCCTCCGCGCACTGCAATAACCCGCCATAGAACGCCCGCGCGGCCTCGAGGTCGTGGACCGGTACAGCCAGATGAAAAGGTGCAGGCAAGTCCGTCAACCGGGGCGAGGCGGTCAGTCTTTCGCGTCGCTCCCGGCCGGGGCGCCGAGGAGCTTGTTGATCTCGACGAAGAATCCGTCCGGGTCCCACACCGCGCTGAACATGACATCGATGTGCCCTTTGCCATCGGCGCTCGGGTATTGAATGGGCTTGGGATCACTGAAAACCGTCACGCCCGGAGCCTCGCGAATACGGGTGAATCGTGTGTCGAGGTCGGCCGCGTTGATGACCAGGATGGCCTGTCCCGCCTGAGCCTTGGCCAGCGGCGGAACCGGTGGGGCCGGTGTATCGAGCCGCTGCATCAGGCCGAGGACACCAATGAAGCGATCGTTTGCGCGCAGCAGCGCAAGCCGGGTAGTCGGCGCCACCGGTCCCCCTTCGGCATCCGGGTTGCCGCCGAGCAGCTGATCGTAGATGACGGTGAGCCCGAGGGCATCGCGGTAGAACCGCAGCGATTGATCGAGGTCGCGGACAACGAGCGTCGTACGCCGCAGATCGACGGGGATGCGCTCCCCGGGGGCGACAGGCTCGGCAGAGGCCGCGGCCACGATGAAAAACAAGGCGAGCAGTGCGGCGAGGTATTTCATCGCGCCATCCTGCCACAGCCGCCTCTTGCGAGCTATCCCGCGAGGCGACGCGTCCGGCGGGTGTTGATGTACTGCACCTCGGTTACATCGAAGGCAGGCGCGGCGAGCAGCTTGCTGCAGGCGCTCGCGGGCGCCGGCCGCGCGAACAGAAAGCCCTGCGCCAGGTCGCAACCCAGTTCGCGCAGTTTCTCGCTTTGCTGCCAGCTCTCCACGCCTTCGGCGACCACCTGGATCTCGAGATGACGCG
This region includes:
- a CDS encoding MFS transporter, producing the protein MSDQGSAAPRKFGPVTLADGYTRINALTYLYAAFITIGMLSFVSFMQPYLLNANLKLPDGEQGRAIGILGFSNEIVSLLLVAPMGALADKIGRRPVYALGFLWLAAGFFLYPLAMSFTQLLACALFFSVGVAAVGTMLATVMADTPREQSRGKFVGIAGFFNGLGAVFAVLLLGGVPKRLAASGLDDVAAGRITFTIASALCVLSAALLFLGLKRGTPSRVGGAERLGRLLRIGIEAARANPLIWFACALQFVSFADRIIIGSFFTARMQQTAIAHGMSVADAADASRLPFAIGNSTGLLFALLFGWMIDRIKRVTAGVLAMAVAGVGYLAGALIGDPTNPLIIPVAIMLGVGQVAAIIACQTLLGQEAPRDVRGAVFGLAGIFASLGILFTNLVGGFLYDTVGKQSPFVLIGSLNVMIMIFGLTLAGRLRQTQNSSS
- a CDS encoding YceI family protein; the encoded protein is MRVGVKMLVATGAAALLLACAPRNRAPEIPPRGVPPPQQPIADRWQIDSSQSLLTVRVHRAGPMASIGHNHVIALRDPAGWIERPDRPAATRLLLRLALASFSVDEPQLRAQAGDEFSAVVPDDARQGTKNNMLGEKLLDVKAYPEILVRSTAVRRAATGYRADLMVDLKGGEYPLRDLPVDVTIDGPLLRASGAVTLRHGDLGLVPFSVMFGALRVADEMQIDYLIVARAPTREPTGYDP
- a CDS encoding cytochrome b; this encodes MALKNTNDAWGGVAKFLHWLVVLLVIAQFVLASMADDLAPGLQKLALLARHKSFGVTIFAIALVRVVWRFANPTPELPATMKGYERLLARGTHLLLYLVLLVMPLSGWLMSSAKGYSVSWFGLVQLPDLVGRDDGVFDAMHELHESLAYALVAIATLHLLAALKHHFVNRDNILRRMLPFVRPGS
- a CDS encoding YceI family protein, translated to MTGSSSGWRPATLPLLATLILTLIPSAASIASAPSTRWKADLSASRLEFIFDQAGAQNTGRLPDFRLTLSAYRPNSDAADLNVTIYMAEVETGEADRDGILKGPDFLAVKEYPQAKFEANAVVARGRDQYVASGRLTLRGVPHSHSLPLEMVFAADGQSLRLRGESTIHRLDYGIGQGEWSSTEWIGNEVKVRFDILLRPQPD
- a CDS encoding acetyl-CoA hydrolase/transferase C-terminal domain-containing protein, which codes for MIRIDNVGECVDQVLAAVGTHIVLALPLGLGKPVPFVNELYRRALSNPDLKLTILTALSLRRPQPRNDLERRLVEPILQRLYGDYEELNFLRDRQSGALPPNVTVIEFFFEPGSALGNGNAQQNYLSANYTHVARDLQDRGVNVLAHLVASRDTGSAQRLSLACNPDVTLDLLPLLEPLRAEGRRVVLVAMIHPQMPYMAGSAELPAERFDFVLDDPAARRGLFSVPNPALQTVDYAIGLHASSLIRDGGTLQIGIGELGDSIVYALLLRQQNNQPYRDLLKALDGPSWRQRSDRIGGRDIFDKGLFGSSEMLVDQMLDLIRAGIMSRKVYDSVVLQRLLSSGKLSEPFGSEILPLLLEAGVPARLDRRWFEELRRYGVFRQRCEYRDGRVRYPGNDWIDANLADEAACQAIAASCLGRTLQNGKLLHAGFFLGPAGFYAALNDLPVDVLTQIDMRGVGYINQLYGDDYELRVLQRAAARFVNTTMMVTLLGAAISDGLDDGQVVSGVGGQFNFVAMGHALPDARSILCLRATRNKNGRVSSNVRFGYGSCTIPRHLRDVIVTEYGVADLRGRTDSETIAAILDISDSRFQDQLLDEAKRAGKISRDHRIPDNRRANLPERLERVLAAHRALGRFSEYPFGSDLNEQEILIARALRTMATAAARPLGKLKMLAAAALRQPRERERPYLQRMGFDQSMSLRERLTARALARQLGQML
- a CDS encoding VOC family protein, with protein sequence MPAPFHLAVPVHDLEAARAFYGGLLQCAEGRSAADWVDFNFFGHQLVAHRVASVQAGAQCNPVDGEQVPVPHFGVVLPFAEWQQLVERLREAGIDFVIEPGIRFAGLVGEQATCFLRDPSGNALEFKSFKDPAQLFAR
- a CDS encoding VOC family protein, whose product is MKYLAALLALFFIVAAASAEPVAPGERIPVDLRRTTLVVRDLDQSLRFYRDALGLTVIYDQLLGGNPDAEGGPVAPTTRLALLRANDRFIGVLGLMQRLDTPAPPVPPLAKAQAGQAILVINAADLDTRFTRIREAPGVTVFSDPKPIQYPSADGKGHIDVMFSAVWDPDGFFVEINKLLGAPAGSDAKD